The Phaeacidiphilus oryzae TH49 region TCCGCCGCCCAGCGGTCCAGGCCGGCCGCGGAGAGCCGCTCCCGGGCCCGCTCCGGCGTCAGCGAGCCGAGCTCGCGGAGGAAGCCGCCCACCGCGCGGCCCAGTTCGAGCGGCCGGCCGAGGGCGTCGCCGTGCCAGAAGGGCAGCTTGCCGGGGGTGCCGGGGGCGGGGGTGACGATCACCTTGTCATGGGTGATGTCCTCGATCCGCCAGGACGAGGTGCCGAGGGTGAAGACGTCGCCGACCCGCGACTCGTAGACCATCTCCTCGTCCAGCTCGCCGACCCGGCCGCCGCCCTTCTTGCCCGCCTTCGAATCGGAGGCAGTCGAGCCGGCCAGGAAGACGCCGAAGAGGCCGCGGTCCGGGATGGTCCCGCCGGAGGTGACGGCCAGCCGCTGGGCGCCGGGGCGCGCCGAGACGGTGTGCGCCACCCGGTCCCAGACGATCCGCGGGCGCAGCTCGGCGAAGGCGTCCGACGGATACCGCCCGGCCAGCATGTCCAGCACCGCGTCGTACGCCGACTGCGGCAGGGAGCCGAACGGGGCCGCCCGGCGGACCAGCGCCAGCAGCTCGTCGGTGTCCCAGTCGTCCATCGAGGTGATCGCCACGATCTGCTGGGCCAGCACGTCCAGCGGATTGCGCGGGATGCGCAGCGCCTCGATCTCGCCGGAGCGCATCCGCTCGGTGACCACCGCCGCCTGCACCAGGTCGCCCCGGTACTTGGGGAAGACCACCCCCCGGGAGACCGCGCCGACCTGGTGCCCCGCCCGGCCGACCCGCTGCAGGCCGGAGGCCACCGAGGGCGGCGACTCGACCTGCACCACCAGGTCCACCGCCCCCATGTCGATGCCCAGCTCCAGGCTGGAGGTGGCCACCACGGCGGGCAGCCGGCCCTCCTTGAGCTGCTCCTCGACCTCGGCCCGTTGCTCCTTGGAGACCGAGCCGTGGTGGGCGCGGGCGAGCAGGGGCGGGGCCGCGCGGTTGGCCCCGGCCTGCGCCATCAGCTCGGCCGGGGACCGGTCCTCCGGCAGGGCCTCGCCGGTGCGGCGCTCGTACTCGATCTCGTTGAGCCGGTTGCAGAGCCGCTCGGCGAGGCGGCGGGAGTTGGCGAAGACGATGGTCGAGCCGTGGCCCTCGACCAGGTCGGTGATCCGCTCCTCGACATGCGGCCAGATGGACGGCTTGCCCTGGTCCGGGTTGTCCTCGGTGGGCCGGCCGCCGGTCAGCTCGCCGAGGTCCTCGACCGGGACGACGACCGAGAGGTCGAACTCCTTCTCCGAGGCCGGCTGCACCACCTCCACCTCGCGCTGCGGCGCGAGGAAGCGGGCCACCTCGTCCACTGGGCGGACGGTGGCCGAGAGGCCGATCCGGCGGGCGGGGGACGGGAGCAGCTGGTCCAACCGCTCCAGGGTGAGCGCCAGATGGGCGCCGCGCTTGGTGCCGGCCACCGCGTGGACCTCGTCCAGGATCACCGTCTCCACCCCGCGCAGCGCCTCCCGGGCGGCTGAGGTGAGCAGCAGGAAGAGCGACTCGGGGGTGGTGATCAGGATGTCCGGCGGGTGGGTGGCGAAGCGGCGGCGCTCGGCGGCCGGGGTGTCCCCGGAGCGGATCGCCACCTCGACCTCCGGCTCGGGCAGGCCGAGCCGGACGGCGGCCTGGCGGATGCCGGCCAGCGGCGAGCGGAGGTTGCGCTCGACGTCCACCGCCAGGGCCTTCAGCGGTGAGACGTAGAGCACCCGGCAGCGGCGCTTGGCGTCCGCCGGGGGCGGGGTGGCGGCCAGCTCGTCCAGGGCGGAGAGGAAGGCGGCGAGGGTCTTCCCCGAGCCGGTCGGGGCGACGACCAGGGTGTCCCGGCCGCGCCGGAGGGCGCTCCAGGCGCCGGCCTGGGCGTGGGTGGGGGCCGGGAAGGCGGCCTCGAACCAGGCGCGGGTGGGCTCGCGGAAGCCGCGCAGGGGGGAGTCCCGCGCGTCCCGCGCCTGCTGCCCGTCGGGGCTCTCGGGGTTCTCGGCCATGCCGCCCATAGTGCCTCGCGGCACTGACAGAACCGCCCAGGCGCCCTGCGCGCCGCCGGCCGCGCCGGGCTGGCCTGCGCCGTTGCCCGATCCGCGCACCTGACCAGGACGGCACGCCGGAACCGGACATACCGTCGGAAAAGTCGCCGACCCCATCGGAGGAGACTTGCGCAGCCTTCTCGTATTCGCCGCAGCCGGCGCGATCATCGGCGGCGCCGTGCCCCTGGCCGCCGCCACCCTGCAGGCCGACAGCGGCGGACCGTACCGCGCGTACCTGGTCTCGGACCGGGACGCCGGGCCCGCCGGCGCCGAGCACGCGGCGGGGGAGATCCGCTCGCTCGGCGGGCGGGTCGCGGTCGAGTACCGCGAGATCGGCGTGGTGCTGGCGTACTCGGACCAGCGGGACTTCGGGGCCCGGATACGGAGCGGCGACGGCATCGCCGCAGCCGGCGCCAGCCGCACCGCGACCACCCCGGTGGCGCCCCGGCAGGAGGCGGACGACGCCGCCGGAGCGGACGACGCCGGGGACGACGGGGTCCCCCTCGTCCCGGACCCCCACGAGCGCCCCTCCTGGAACCTGGGGATGCTCCAGCGGCGCCCCGCCGCCGCGGGAACGGGCAGCGCGGACACCGCCCCGCGGACCCCCGCCCCCGGCGTCCTCAGCCGGGTCACCGTCGCCGTGCTGGACGCCGGGGTCGACGACACCCACCCCGACCTGCGCTCCGCCGTGGACCCCGCGGCCTCGGCCGACTGCGGCTCCGGCGCCCCGGACAGCAGCCCCGGCGCCTGGCGCCCGGACCCCGACGTCATCGAGAGCGGCCACGGCACCCATGTCGCCGGGATCATCGGCGCCGCCCGCAACGGCGACGGCGTGACCGGAGTGGCGCCGGGCGTGCGGATCGCCGCCGTGCGCCTGCTGGGCCCGTCCGGGCAGTACTACGGCGAGAACCTGGTCTGCGGCTTCCTCTGGGCCGCCGCCCACCACGTCCGGGTGATCAACGACAGCTACTTCGCCGACCCGTGGAAGTACAACTGCCCCAGCGACCCCGACCAGCGGGCCATCATCACCGCCGTCGGCCGCGCCGTCGCCTACGCGCAGCGCAGCGGCGCCCTCGTCGTCGCCTCGGCCGGCAACGACGCCCAGGACCTGGACGCCGGGCGGGTCGACGAGCGCAGCCCCAACGACCGCAGCGGCAACTCCGCCGCGCCGGTCCGCTACCTCGGGCCGGACTGCATCCGACTGCCCGGGCAGCTCCCCGGCGTCCTCGACGTCTCCGCCGTCGACCGGGACGGGAGGCTCGCCGCCTACTCGAACTGGGGCGCCGGCCGGATCGGCATCGCCGCCCCCGGCGGCGACCCGGACGGCGGCCCGGACCAAGGGGTGGTCTCCGACTGGCCGGGCGGCCGGTACGCCTCCCTCGCCGGCACCTCGATGGCCACCGCCCACGTCACCGGCGCCGCCGCGATCGCCGCCGCCCTCCATCCGGGCGCCGGACCGGCGGAGCTCCGCGCCCTCCTCGCCCGCGCGGCCGCCCCCGTCGACTGCGCAGGCCCGGAGGCCCGGTGCGCCGGCTCCGCCTTCTACGGCTCGGGGGCGCTGCGGATCCCGAAGTAGTGTGCGAGTCATGGAGGCGAACCGCGAGCGGGAGACGGCGCGGTACTGGCAGCACCCGGCGATACCGCACACCGACCTGCTCAGTGCCCGCTACGTCCGGCACACCTTCGGGAAGCACACCCACGACACCTTCGTGATCGCGGCGGTCACCCGCGGGGTGGAGGAGTTCGCCCACGCCGGGGAGGTGCTGCGGGTGCATCCCGGGGAGCTCGCGCTGGTCAACCCGGACGTGATGCACACCGGGCACGCCGGGGTCCCCGAGGGCTGGAGCTACCGGGTGCTCTACCCGGAGGTGTCCGAGGTCGAGGCGGTGGCCGGGGAGCTGGGGCTGCGGCGGCCGGGCGCCGGGGGCCTCCACGCGACGCGGACGGTGGTGCCGGATCCGGCGCTGTCCGAGCTGGTGCTGCGCGTCCACGCGGCGGCCGAGCTGGACAACGCGCTGGCCGCGTCCACCGCCTGGCGGTCCGTCATCGTCCGGCTCGCGCAGGGGTACCTCGCGCCGCTGCGCGCCTCCGCACCACCGGGGAGCGCGGCGGGCGCCGGGCGGCTGGCCGCAGCGCGGGCGCGCGAGCTGCTGCTGAGCAGGATGGAGCGGCCGCCGTCCCTCGACGAGCTGGCCGCGGAGGTCGGGGCGCGGCCGTTCCCCCTGCTGCGGGTGTTCCGCGACGCCTACGGGCTGCCGCCGCACGCCTGGCTGACCCAGGAGCGGGTCCGCAGGGCGCGCCGCCTGCTGGACGGCGGGGTGCGGCCGGCGGAGGCGGCGGTACGGGTGGGCTTCGTCGACCAGGCGCATCTGACCCGGCACTTCCGCCGGATGCTCGGTGTGCCGCCGGGCGCGTACGCGGCGGGACGCCTCGGCCCGGGGCGCCAGGGGGCGGATCCACCCCCCTAGGGGTTCCGCGGGATGCGGAGGGTCACCGCCAGGCCCGTCGGCGTGCCCTGGGCGAAGAGGAGCCGGCCGCCGGACGCGGCGAGGAGCGTGCGGGCGATGGAGAGGCCCAGCCCGGAGCCCTCCACGTCGAGATGGCGCGGGCTGCGCCAGAAGCGGGAG contains the following coding sequences:
- a CDS encoding S8 family peptidase gives rise to the protein MRSLLVFAAAGAIIGGAVPLAAATLQADSGGPYRAYLVSDRDAGPAGAEHAAGEIRSLGGRVAVEYREIGVVLAYSDQRDFGARIRSGDGIAAAGASRTATTPVAPRQEADDAAGADDAGDDGVPLVPDPHERPSWNLGMLQRRPAAAGTGSADTAPRTPAPGVLSRVTVAVLDAGVDDTHPDLRSAVDPAASADCGSGAPDSSPGAWRPDPDVIESGHGTHVAGIIGAARNGDGVTGVAPGVRIAAVRLLGPSGQYYGENLVCGFLWAAAHHVRVINDSYFADPWKYNCPSDPDQRAIITAVGRAVAYAQRSGALVVASAGNDAQDLDAGRVDERSPNDRSGNSAAPVRYLGPDCIRLPGQLPGVLDVSAVDRDGRLAAYSNWGAGRIGIAAPGGDPDGGPDQGVVSDWPGGRYASLAGTSMATAHVTGAAAIAAALHPGAGPAELRALLARAAAPVDCAGPEARCAGSAFYGSGALRIPK
- a CDS encoding AraC family transcriptional regulator — encoded protein: MEANRERETARYWQHPAIPHTDLLSARYVRHTFGKHTHDTFVIAAVTRGVEEFAHAGEVLRVHPGELALVNPDVMHTGHAGVPEGWSYRVLYPEVSEVEAVAGELGLRRPGAGGLHATRTVVPDPALSELVLRVHAAAELDNALAASTAWRSVIVRLAQGYLAPLRASAPPGSAAGAGRLAAARARELLLSRMERPPSLDELAAEVGARPFPLLRVFRDAYGLPPHAWLTQERVRRARRLLDGGVRPAEAAVRVGFVDQAHLTRHFRRMLGVPPGAYAAGRLGPGRQGADPPP